A window of Methylocaldum szegediense genomic DNA:
GCCCAAAGTCTGAGATACCGTTCCCTTGGTCAGTCCCAAGTAATCGGCCACCGCAACCGGCGTGTTGCTGTATCGATTGCATCGGCTCAAATAGTGAAGTGCTTCTAACTGAACCGGCTGCAACCCTCTTGCGATGCCCATCCTCCGCACGTCCGTCCGGATGAGGTTGGCGATACGTTCCAAATAGTCGTAAATCAAATCGGTATTCATATACATCTAATAGTATCGGATCAACATTATATTGACAAAACCTTTGGCTTGTCGCTAGAGTTTGTATCGACACAACACCTATTGACATCCTATAGAAACGACAGGTCCTCTGGTCGTCGAGTGCGAACTGCCTATCACTTGGCGTTGTTCCAGCCGATAGCAGACGCACTCTTTTTTTCTCCGAAGGTATCGCCATCTCGATATGGATGTTTCATATGAACAACAACATCATCGTCGATCTGGCTACATCGCTGGCATCGGGGCGCTCCCCAGAAACGTTCCAGCCATTTCGGGTCTTGGGATCAAACATTCCCACCCTCATCAAGGCTCGAAAAAATGACTCCTCCCACTTAGTGAGTCTATGCAGAAGCCAGGTGACGCGTTATGCGCGACCTCCCGGAGAAAATTGAACGCGTCATTCTTCAAGGATTACGGCTAAGCAAAAGGGGTCGGCAAACAAGCGTCAACCGACTCCTCACGATCGCTGAGGCCAATCCGCATGGCGCAGACCGAGTCCCCATTTCCAATCTCATTACCGAAGAGGAAAAAATATGAGCCAAATCCACGTTTTTGACACCTACGCTCGCAGTGCGAGTGGGAAAATCATGCATTTCGATGTGGTACTTCCGGAAAACGATCCCGAAAAAGCCCTGGCATGCGCCCGCGAATGGCTTAAGTCCATCGGCGAAGAACATGCCGTGGTAAATGCCGAAAATTGTGCCTATTGCCACAGCGAACCACAGGCCCCTGCTGAAATGCAGAAAGATATTGAAACTAAAGGCTACGCCATCTATAAGATGGAAGGCTGCCCCCGATAACCCTATTTACTTTATGTGATTTAAGGCGCCATCTAGGCTCCAAATCGGTATCCCGGATGCGAGCACTTCGCATCCGGGTCTTTATTTTGAATACCGATTCAGTAGCCCGTTCAAATCGGCGCCTCGAGTCGTACCACTAACAGTCACCCCAAAGTGCGAGCTGCCTTTGTTTTTTACGGGTCATTTCTCGCAAAAAGACAATCTGCCCCGTCTCCCCGCGACGACCAAACGAGTGTCAGAGCCCCCAAATATTTGACACTCGTCGTGTAACCGAGAGAATCCCCTCGTTTACTTGCCCTCACCCTGCTCCTCGTCAGCCATCGCGATCACCTTGCCCATACACGTTATGACATAATCGGTGATACTCATGGCCGCATGGCGAGCCTCTTTAACCGAGCCGAATAACTCCTGGTAATCGGTAATCGCTTTCTCCGCGTCGGCCGGGGACGCCGCGCTCGCGAAATGCGTAAATGCTTCAAAGTACTGCTCGCGACGCGGGTCGACTCCGAAACCCGGCAGGTTGTCGCTGATCTCACCGACGACGCAATCCGCCATGGTCGCCGGATCGAGCTTATAATCTTTTAAATCAGCATCATCTTTAAATTTAGCGACCAATGCCTCTTTAAGGCTAGTCTTTTCCTTGCTCGTACACCCCACAAGCAAGAAAACGGCCAAAAAAGCAATCAACAAATTTCTCATAAGCAAACCCAATGGATGGTCTCTCTAGATAAAATGCAAAACGCGTTATTATGAGCAGGAACCGCGCCCGTTGCCAGACCATTCGACCAGTCAACGAACGGCGGCTAACAGCACCTGTCTTCGGCACCCGATATCTTAAAGAAAGCTGTGAATAAATGGATTCCGTTCCTGCCTTTCGACAGGCTCCGGAACGTTTTCTGCAATCCCTGCCCTAAGCTGAGTCGAAAGATAATAGAGCTTTCCTAAAC
This region includes:
- a CDS encoding DUF2024 family protein; the protein is MSQIHVFDTYARSASGKIMHFDVVLPENDPEKALACAREWLKSIGEEHAVVNAENCAYCHSEPQAPAEMQKDIETKGYAIYKMEGCPR